TCGTGACCGAGATGGATGTTGACGGTGTACAACCCCAGTTCCTTCAGCGGCCCTTTGAGCCGCACCTGATCGGAAGTGACGGTGACCTCGCTCCGCTTCAGGGCGCTCACGATG
The Pirellulales bacterium DNA segment above includes these coding regions:
- a CDS encoding 50S ribosomal L9 C-terminal domain-containing protein; translation: IVSALKRSEVTVTSDQVRLKGPLKELGLYTVNIHLGHEIEAELKVWVVPTVTDELPQQKPKQPPAAAPPAATTGA